CTATCCGAGCTGGGAATACGCGACGCTGCGCGGCATCGCGGAGACCGCGCGGACCACCGACCAGACGGTGAACCGGCAGAACCTGGCCCGGCAGGTGGCGCACGTGGCCCGGGTGCTGCGCGGCGGCGGCCGGGTGATCACCGGCACCGACTCGCCGATCTCGCCGAACGCGGTCAGCACCCACCTCAACCTGCGCGCCATGGTCGCCTACGGGATGACGCCGTGGGAGGCGCTGAGCACCGCCACCCGGATCCCGGCCGACTTCCTGGGCGAGCCGCTGGGCCGGATCGCGCCCGGGCGCTACGCCGACCTGGTGATCCTGGGCGGTGACCCGCTGACCGACATCGATCAGGCCGCGAACGTCCGGCAGGTGATGGCCTCCGGCGTGCTGCACACGGTCGACGCCCTGCTGGCGCCGTTCCGAGGGGTGGTGCAGCCCGCGTCCCTGGAAGAAGTCGCTTTCCACGACCACCCGGCCAACGCCGCCTTCTGGTGGCACGACCCCGAGTACGTCGAGCACAGCCAGCACGCCTGCTGCGCGTATTAGTACAGCGCGGGCGCTGCTCGGCGTCGCCGGCGCCACGCTGATGCTGCCGCCGTGCTGCCGGTCATCTGGGGCATCAAGGAGATCGCCGCGCACGGCGCGAGTCAGACCCGCCTTCTCTCCATCGCCGCCGGGCTGGCCGTGCCGGCCGTCGCGCGGGAGACCCTCAGCGGCGCCGTCGCCACCGGGTCGCCCGGTCTGCTGCACGCCGCCCGGGAGGCCTTCGCGTCCGGCCTGCACGCCGCCGCGTGGACCAGCGCGGGCCTGATGCTGCTGGCCGCGATCGTGGCCCTGATCCGCCTGGCCCCGTCGAAACTCGATGGTCCGGCGGCGGAGCGCGTGCCAGTATCAGCGGCGGGTCGCTAGCTCAAGGGTTAGAGCATTCGACTGGATAGTGCGTCCGCTTCCCGCTCGCGCGGTCATGGAGGCGCTTCCTTCTCCTCTTTGGATCGAACGGTTCGGGGTTCGAGTCCCCGGCGGCCCACGCATTCGTGGTTGGGAGGGCCCGTGCTCGAGAAGCTGATCATCCAGAAGACGCTGCGCGTGCCCGCGAGCACGGGCGCCCCCGGTGACGGTGCCGCGGTGGCCCGGCAGCTGGACGCCACGCTGCTCGACGTCGGTTTCGCCGCGTCGCGGGCCTTGCTGGAGCACGTCGGCGGGCTCGCGCCGGAGCCGGCCATGGACCTGGCCGCCACCGTGGTGTCCGCGGTCCGTGAGCTGGTCGGCGACCACGTCCGGCACAACGCCTACTTCCTGCGCTTCCCGGACGGCGTCCCGGACACCGTCGAGTTCTGGACCGAGCGGCTGCGCGCGGCCGTGCCGGCCGGCGGCGGCGGTGAGCTGCCGGACCTCCGCACGGTGAACCTGCTCGACCTGCCGGGGTACGGCACCTACCAGCACACCTACGCCGACCTGCTGGCCGCCCACGACGAGCTGATCGCGGCGGCCGGCGACCGGGTCACCCTGCTGCACCTCGGCGACACCGCCGAGGTGGAGGCGCAGCGGCTCTACCTGTCGCTGGCCGGCAGCCCGGCCCCGCTCGGCGAGGCGGACCTCGCGATCCTCAGCGAGCTCGCCCTGACCTGCGCGGACGGCCCGCAGCCGGCGGAGATCCCGGTCCGGGAGAACCGTGCCGTGCTCAACGGCATCCGGCTGGTCCTCGGCCGCCCGCTGGTGGCCGTCGACACCACGACCGACGTGCTGCGCCTGGCCTGCCAGGTCTCCGGCGGCGACGTCTCGCTCGCCCGGCCGACCCGGTTCCGCGCCTTCCCGCGCCGGGAGCGCCGGGTCCTGCTGGCGGCGCTGCACGAGGTCGTCGCGGCGAACCCGGGCAAGCTCGGCGACGTCGCGCGCCACGCGGAGCGGTGGAAGCGGCTCGGCGAGCGCCTGCACCCGCACGAGTACACCCAGTGGCCGCACGCCCGCGAGGTCTTCACGGTCGCGCGCGGCGAGCGCCGGGTGCCGACCGTGGCCGGTCGCGCCGAGGCGGCGTTCCGGTCCGGCGACGTCGGCCGGGCCGCCACCGTGCTGTCGGCCGCGCCGGGCCTGCTCCTGCGGTCCGCGGACCGGTTGCTGCGGCTGGCTTCGGCGGCCGAGCGCGACGCCGTGACCGAGGCGGTCACCGGTGCGCTCGGCGCGGCGTCCGGGCGGGTGCTCTGTTCGCTGCGCGAGCACGTCGGCAACCGGCTCGTGCCGGCGTCGGCCCGGATGTACGCGAACCGCTCGCGGACCGCCTGGATCGGTCCGGACCGGCGGCCGCCGCTGCCGGCCGAGCTGGTGGCCGAGCTGTCGTCGCGACTGGACGCGGCGATCGGCGCCCGGCTGCCGTCGCTTTCGCCGCCGTCGCTTTCGCTGCCGTCGCTTTCGCTGCCGGAGCGGCCGATCCTGGTCGACCCGGCGGTGCTCGACGTCGCCCTGCCGCTGTCCGGCAAGGCGGCCGAGGGCGGCTTCGCGGTGCTGCCACGCGGCTCGCGGGGTGTGGTCGACGGGGAGTTGCTGCGGTTCTTCATGTACTGGCGGCAGACCGCCCGGCGGACCGACTACGACCTGTCGGTCCTGCTGCTCGACGAGGAATTCCGCAGCCTGGGCCAGGTGTCCTGGACGAACTACAAGCACGACGGCGTGGTGCACTCCGGTGACCTCACCGACGCGAAGAACGGCGCGACCGAGTTCATCGACGTGCCGCTGACGCTGCGCGGGAAGTACGTGGTCCCGCAGGTCAACATCTACGCCGGGGAGTCGTTCGACGAGGTCGCCGAGTCGATGTTCGGGTATCAGGCCCGGATGCCGGAGCAGCGCGGCATGCCGTTCGACGCCCGGACCGTGCGGGCCAAGTCGCACCTGCGCGGGACCGGACGGATCGCGCTGCCGATGGTCTTCACCAAGGGCGAGCGGGGCTGGCAGGCCGTGTGGCTGCACCTGTACCTGCGCGGCTGGCCGGCGTTCAACCGGGTGGAGGAGAACCGGTTCGGCACGTCCCACCGGGTGCGCGCGCTGATCGAGCGGCGCTACCTGACCATGGGCTACCTGATCGACCGCTGGCGCGACCGGACCGAGGTGACGAGCTGGGACGGCGGTGTGCCGGACGAGCCGGTCACGTTCATCGGCCTGGACGCGCCGGAGGAACTCCCCGAGGGGTCGGAGGTGTACACGCCGGGCCGGTTCGCCGAGCTGCTGCCGGTGTGACGGGGTGACGGTCGAGGCCATGCGAGCGCTTCCTTCTTTCCTCCGTAACCGCACGGAGCCCTCCGCCGAGGCGGGGGACTTGGGTGTAGCGCCCGCGCTCTCCTCGACCTAACCTCCCCGATGTGACCTGATCGGGGCTTCAAGCAGTCCTTTTCAGCAGAGCCTGAGACGGACAGCGAGGAGCACCGACGTGGACGCGAGCATGCGGAGACACTTCGACCGGGCGGCCGGCGACGGCCCGGGGTTCGACCCGGGGGAGATGGCGCAGTCCGCCATCGCCGAGGTCGGGCGGGTGCGCCGCCGGCGGCGGCAGTGGGCCGCGATCGGGGGATCGGCGGCCGGCGTGGTGGCGGTGCTCGGCGTGGTGGCGGCCCTGAGCCTGCCGTCCGGCGGGGCCGGGCCACAGACCGGGCCGGGGCCGGCCGCGGCGGCGATGTGGCAGCCCGCGGCGGCGCCGTCCTGCTCCGCGCAGCCGGTGGCCGAGGACGCCACCGACGTGGCGATCTTCCTGACCGACCGGGCGACCGAGGGGCAGCGGGCGGCGCTGCACACGGCGCTCGGTGCGGACCTGCGGATCAGCGCGCTGGAGTACGAGACCCGGGAGCAGGCCTACGAGCGGTTCAAGGCGCTTTACGCGGACAGTCCGGACTTCGTCCAGGCCGTCGACCGGGACTCGATTCCCGCGTCGTTCCGGCTGCGGCTGACGGACCCCGCACGGTTCGCGGACTTCCGCGAGCGGTACGCGGCGATGCCCGGGGTCGCTCAGATCGTCGGCCGGGTCTGCGAGCCGGGCGCCCCGGTCGGCGGGACGCTGTGACCGGGCTCCTGGCCGGCTGGAGCGAGTCCCGCCGCCGGGCCAAGGCCGCCCGGGACGACGAGTTCACCGCGTTCGTGGCGTCCGCCGCCGCCAGGTTGCGCCGCAGCGCCTACCTGATGTGCCGGGACTGGCACCTGGCCCAGGACCTGACCCAGCAGACCTTCACCAAGATGTACGCCTCCTGGGACCGGATCCGCGCCAGCGCCAACCTCGAGGGATACAGCCGGCGGGTGCTGATGAACCTCGTCTTCGACCAGCAGCGGCGGCGCAGCGGCTCGGAGGTGGTGCTGGCCGAGCTGCCGGACCGGCCGGACAGCGGCGCGGTCTGGGCCCCGGAGCTGCGCCTCGCCCTGGTGGACGCGCTGGCCCAGCTGCCGGTCAAGGACCGGGCCGTCCTGGTGCTGCGGCACGCCGAGGACCACAGCGTCGAGACGGTCGCGACGATCCTCGGCGTCTCCGTGTCGGTGGTGAAGATGCGCAACGCCCGCGCCCTGAGCCGCCTGCGCGGCCTGCTCGGCGAGCACTTCATCGACGCGGTGTGACCGCCGGTGCCGGCCCGCGCCGGGGTCGGCCCCGGCATGGTCGGTGCGGCAGCGCCCGGTCGGCGTACAGCCGCTGCATCCGCGGCCACCCGGCCCGCCGCGGCGGCCGGGACCGGGCGGATCGTCAGACCAGGCCGGCGGCGCGGTCCAGGAGGTCGTCGGCGGGGCAGCGGCCGCGGTTGACGTAGCGGTCGGTGTAGTCGGCGAGCGCGTCGCGCAGTTCGCGGGTGGCGCCGTGCCGGGCGAAGCTGGCGTAGGCGGCCAGGAAGCAGGCGCGGGCCGCGTCGGCCAGGACCGGGTCGGTGAGGGCGTCCCGGGCGGCGCGCTCCCACAGGCGCGGCTCGTCGACCAGGTGCACGGTGGCCGCGTACGCCTCCTCGGCGGCGCGCGGGTCGTCGAGCAGGGCGGTGATCACCGCGGCCGGGACGCGCCAGCCGTTGCCGGACTGCCGGTCGACCGCGTCGATCTCCAGGTGCCCGCGGGCGGCCACCGGCGGGCGCAGGCTCGCGAGGTGGCGGTCCAGGTCGGCGACGGTGAGGCGGGTGCCCGATCGGAAGCGGTCACGCAGGCTGCGGCCGGTGACGGTGGGGGCGTCCAGGACGGTGGCGGCCCAGGTCGTACGGAAATCGGCGGTGAACCGGGACCCGGCCGGGACCGTGAGCGAATCCGGAATCCGCGGCCCCGGCACCACCGGGGTCCCGGGCAGCACCGGCAGGTCGCGGCGCAGCGCCTGGCGGACGCTGCGCCAGCCGGTCGGGCGGCCGTGCCGCAGCGGCGCGTTGGCGAACGCGGCGGCCAGCACCGGAGCGAGGGTGTGCGCGAGGACCCAGCGGCGGCGCAGCCCGAGCGGCCCGCCACCCTCGAGGCCCGCCTCCAGCCCGACCCGGATCCCGGCGGTCGCCGTCCCGTACGCGTGCAGCGGCCCTTCCGGGTGCACCGTGTCGGTGGCGAACGGCAGCACGCTGAGCCCGTGCTGATCCACCACCCGGCTCGCGGCGGCCAGGTCGTCGGTCATCCGGCGCAGCGCGGTCTCGATGCCCGGCGACGGGGGCCCGCTGACCACCAGGACCCGGGGCGAACGCGTGTCCAGGAAGCCGTGCCGCAGCGGTCGTCGCCCGGTCGGCGCGCAGGCCGGGTCGAGCAGCAGGTCGACCGCCACCCCGACGAAGCCCGGCACCCCGGGGGTGAACGCCCGGGCGGCGAAGTGCTCGGCGGCGGCCTGTTCGGTCAGGGTGGTCACGCGATGCCCTCCGCTGGCGTTCAGTGGTCCCGTGGTCCGGCGGGCCGCGGCCGGAGCGGTCGCGGCGCTCGTGGCGTCCCCGCTGCTCCCGGCCGTCGGCCCCCGGTGCCCGCGAGCATAGCATTCCTATCTGCTCGATAGGAAAAACCAAGGGTGTTCCCTAAGGGTTTCCCGAGGGCCGGAATCAGGGCGCCGTCGGGGAATCCGCCGGTCCTGCGTGGGGCATCGACCGCCATAGCGTTCCCCCCATGGAATCGAACTCGGTCGTCATCCGCCGGACCGCCCTGCTCGCCCCGGCGCTGCTCCTCACCTACGGCATCCTGCGCTTCCTCGACGGCCTGGACGGCGACCGTGGCAACGGCCCGCTCTGGACCGTCGGGCACCTGGCGTTCTTCGCCGGCATGGTGCTGTTCGGCGTGCTCACGGTCGCCGTGCGCAACACCTTCCCGGCCGACCGGCGGCGGGTCGCGACGGTCGCCACCGGCGCGAGCCTGGCCGGCGTGGCCGCCTTCCTCTGGGTGATCGCCGGGGACCTCTCGGACGCGTTCCGCGAGGCCGCGCCGCTGCCCGGCCTGCTGGAGAAGGCCGGCCCGATGCTCTTCCCGGTCGGCGTGCTGGTGCTGTTCGGGATGATGGTCGCGGCCCGCCGGCTGCCGGTCTGGACGCCGCTGGTGTTCGGCCTGGGCATCGTCGCGATCTCGGTGAACCTGAACCTGCTCCCGTTCGCGGCCCTGGCCATCCTCGGCGCGCTCGCCCCGCTGCGCCGCGTCGCCACCGCTCGCCACCTGCGTCCGGGACGTGCGAATCTGGTCCACTGACACGATGACCACCGCCGTGATCTACGCCGAGT
Above is a genomic segment from Actinoplanes ianthinogenes containing:
- a CDS encoding TerD family protein — translated: MLEKLIIQKTLRVPASTGAPGDGAAVARQLDATLLDVGFAASRALLEHVGGLAPEPAMDLAATVVSAVRELVGDHVRHNAYFLRFPDGVPDTVEFWTERLRAAVPAGGGGELPDLRTVNLLDLPGYGTYQHTYADLLAAHDELIAAAGDRVTLLHLGDTAEVEAQRLYLSLAGSPAPLGEADLAILSELALTCADGPQPAEIPVRENRAVLNGIRLVLGRPLVAVDTTTDVLRLACQVSGGDVSLARPTRFRAFPRRERRVLLAALHEVVAANPGKLGDVARHAERWKRLGERLHPHEYTQWPHAREVFTVARGERRVPTVAGRAEAAFRSGDVGRAATVLSAAPGLLLRSADRLLRLASAAERDAVTEAVTGALGAASGRVLCSLREHVGNRLVPASARMYANRSRTAWIGPDRRPPLPAELVAELSSRLDAAIGARLPSLSPPSLSLPSLSLPERPILVDPAVLDVALPLSGKAAEGGFAVLPRGSRGVVDGELLRFFMYWRQTARRTDYDLSVLLLDEEFRSLGQVSWTNYKHDGVVHSGDLTDAKNGATEFIDVPLTLRGKYVVPQVNIYAGESFDEVAESMFGYQARMPEQRGMPFDARTVRAKSHLRGTGRIALPMVFTKGERGWQAVWLHLYLRGWPAFNRVEENRFGTSHRVRALIERRYLTMGYLIDRWRDRTEVTSWDGGVPDEPVTFIGLDAPEELPEGSEVYTPGRFAELLPV
- a CDS encoding permease-like cell division protein FtsX, producing the protein MDASMRRHFDRAAGDGPGFDPGEMAQSAIAEVGRVRRRRRQWAAIGGSAAGVVAVLGVVAALSLPSGGAGPQTGPGPAAAAMWQPAAAPSCSAQPVAEDATDVAIFLTDRATEGQRAALHTALGADLRISALEYETREQAYERFKALYADSPDFVQAVDRDSIPASFRLRLTDPARFADFRERYAAMPGVAQIVGRVCEPGAPVGGTL
- a CDS encoding SigE family RNA polymerase sigma factor codes for the protein MTGLLAGWSESRRRAKAARDDEFTAFVASAAARLRRSAYLMCRDWHLAQDLTQQTFTKMYASWDRIRASANLEGYSRRVLMNLVFDQQRRRSGSEVVLAELPDRPDSGAVWAPELRLALVDALAQLPVKDRAVLVLRHAEDHSVETVATILGVSVSVVKMRNARALSRLRGLLGEHFIDAV
- a CDS encoding glutamate-cysteine ligase family protein codes for the protein MTTLTEQAAAEHFAARAFTPGVPGFVGVAVDLLLDPACAPTGRRPLRHGFLDTRSPRVLVVSGPPSPGIETALRRMTDDLAAASRVVDQHGLSVLPFATDTVHPEGPLHAYGTATAGIRVGLEAGLEGGGPLGLRRRWVLAHTLAPVLAAAFANAPLRHGRPTGWRSVRQALRRDLPVLPGTPVVPGPRIPDSLTVPAGSRFTADFRTTWAATVLDAPTVTGRSLRDRFRSGTRLTVADLDRHLASLRPPVAARGHLEIDAVDRQSGNGWRVPAAVITALLDDPRAAEEAYAATVHLVDEPRLWERAARDALTDPVLADAARACFLAAYASFARHGATRELRDALADYTDRYVNRGRCPADDLLDRAAGLV